One Peromyscus leucopus breed LL Stock chromosome 14, UCI_PerLeu_2.1, whole genome shotgun sequence genomic window carries:
- the Gpr132 gene encoding probable G-protein coupled receptor 132 isoform X1 produces the protein MGHHMLVTRWDSPVALGYNPPHKSQVKQAGRPSRWQRQGVSFLCAFLSVWKAPQSKGDKHAPGDWRDGRQCRQSSGLKGRGHHMGHAACACLGDSKHRSPQKAPRSRCQSRLHRGHRARIGAAMRTEPTSAAGNTTLGSPETCRIPYEDSRVVLMVVYSAVCVLGLPANCLTAWLTLLQVLQRNVLAVYLFCLSLCELLYISTLPLWIIYIRNQHNWSLGPQACKVTAYVFFCNIYISILLLCCISCDRYLAVVYALESRGHRHQRTAIFISASVFALVGLVNYPVFNLPMEKSSCFEPLRMDATIATYHYLRFTFGFAVPLVTLAFTNYQVFRSIKLSMSLSAAQKAKVKHAAIAVVTIFLVCFAPYHLVLLVKAVIFSFFGGAMDAVCAFQGRLYTVSVVFLCLSTVNSVADPIIYVLVTDHSRQEVSRIHTGWKKWSTKTEVTYFKDSEETRSPTALTHTYTFPKPVHPPGSQPAEPGLQCSPERLPEEFC, from the exons ATGGGGCACCACATGCTGGTGACTCGATGGGACAGTCCAGTGGCCCTCGGCTACAACCCACCTCACAAGTCCCAAGTGAAACAAGCAGGTAGACCCAGCAGGTGGCAGAGACAAGGTGTGTCCTTCCTTTGTGCTTTCTTGTCTGTTTGGAAAGCTCCACAATCCAAAGGTGACAAGCATGCTCCTGGAGACTGGAGGGACGGTCGTCAGTgcaggcagagctcagggctCAAGGGCCGTGGCCATCACATGGGGCATGCTGCCTGTGCATGCCTCGGGGACTCCAAGCACCGCTCTCCCCAGAAG GCCCCTCGAAGCCGCTGTCAGAGCCGCCTTCACAGGGGGCACAGAGCCCGCATCGGAGCTGCCATGAGAACAGAGCCCACCAGTGCGGCAG GAAACACCACGCTGGGGTCCCCTGAGACCTGCCGCATACCCTATGAGGACAGCAGAGTGGTCCTGATGGTGGTGTACAGCGCAGTGTGCGTGCTGGGCCTGCCGGCCAACTGCCTCACTGCATGGCTGACACTGCTGCAGGTGCTGCAGAGAAACGTGCTAGCGGTCTACCTCTTCTGCCTGTCGCTCTGCGAGCTGCTTTACATTAGCACGCTGCCGCTTTGGATCATCTACATCCGGAACCAGCACAACTGGAGCCTGGGTCCGCAGGCCTGCAAAGTGACGGCCTACGTCTTCTTCTGCAACATCTATATCAGCATCCTCTTGCTGTGCTGCATTTCCTGCGACCGCTACCTGGCAGTGGTCTATGCACTGGAGAGCCGAGGCCACCGCCACCAGAGGACCGCCATCTTCATTTCTGCCAGTGTGTTTGCTCTGGTTGGACTTGTGAACTACCCGGTGTTTAACTTACCCATGGAGAAGAGCTCCTGCTTTGAGCCCCTGAGGATGGACGCTACCATAGCCACCTACCACTACCTGCGGTTTACCTTTGGCTTTGCCGTCCCTCTGGTCACTCTAGCATTCACCAACTACCAGGTTTTCAGGAGCATCAAGCTGAGCATGAGCCTGAGCGCGGCACAGAAGGCTAAGGTGAAGCATGCCGCCATCGCGGTCGTCACCATCTTCCTGGTCTGCTTTGCCCCCTACCACCTGGTGCTCCTCGTCAAGGCCGTCATATTTTCCTTCTTCGGAGGAGCCATGGATGCTGTGTGTGCCTTTCAGGGCAGACTGTACACCGTCTCCGTGGTGTTCCTGTGCCTGTCCACGGTTAATAGCGTGGCCGACCCCATCATCTATGTGCTGGTCACAGACCATTCTCGACAAGAAGTGTCCAGAATCCACACGGGCTGGAAAAAGTGGTCCACAAAGACAGAGGTTACATACTTTAAGGACTCAGAGGAGACACGCTCACCCACAGCGcttacacacacctacaccttcCCCAAGCCTGTGCATCCTCCAGGGTCACAGCCGGCTGAGCCGGGTTTACAGTGCTCCCCAGAAAGACTGCCTGAGGAATTCTGCTAA
- the Gpr132 gene encoding probable G-protein coupled receptor 132 isoform X3 — MRTEPTSAAGNTTLGSPETCRIPYEDSRVVLMVVYSAVCVLGLPANCLTAWLTLLQVLQRNVLAVYLFCLSLCELLYISTLPLWIIYIRNQHNWSLGPQACKVTAYVFFCNIYISILLLCCISCDRYLAVVYALESRGHRHQRTAIFISASVFALVGLVNYPVFNLPMEKSSCFEPLRMDATIATYHYLRFTFGFAVPLVTLAFTNYQVFRSIKLSMSLSAAQKAKVKHAAIAVVTIFLVCFAPYHLVLLVKAVIFSFFGGAMDAVCAFQGRLYTVSVVFLCLSTVNSVADPIIYVLVTDHSRQEVSRIHTGWKKWSTKTEVTYFKDSEETRSPTALTHTYTFPKPVHPPGSQPAEPGLQCSPERLPEEFC; from the exons ATGAGAACAGAGCCCACCAGTGCGGCAG GAAACACCACGCTGGGGTCCCCTGAGACCTGCCGCATACCCTATGAGGACAGCAGAGTGGTCCTGATGGTGGTGTACAGCGCAGTGTGCGTGCTGGGCCTGCCGGCCAACTGCCTCACTGCATGGCTGACACTGCTGCAGGTGCTGCAGAGAAACGTGCTAGCGGTCTACCTCTTCTGCCTGTCGCTCTGCGAGCTGCTTTACATTAGCACGCTGCCGCTTTGGATCATCTACATCCGGAACCAGCACAACTGGAGCCTGGGTCCGCAGGCCTGCAAAGTGACGGCCTACGTCTTCTTCTGCAACATCTATATCAGCATCCTCTTGCTGTGCTGCATTTCCTGCGACCGCTACCTGGCAGTGGTCTATGCACTGGAGAGCCGAGGCCACCGCCACCAGAGGACCGCCATCTTCATTTCTGCCAGTGTGTTTGCTCTGGTTGGACTTGTGAACTACCCGGTGTTTAACTTACCCATGGAGAAGAGCTCCTGCTTTGAGCCCCTGAGGATGGACGCTACCATAGCCACCTACCACTACCTGCGGTTTACCTTTGGCTTTGCCGTCCCTCTGGTCACTCTAGCATTCACCAACTACCAGGTTTTCAGGAGCATCAAGCTGAGCATGAGCCTGAGCGCGGCACAGAAGGCTAAGGTGAAGCATGCCGCCATCGCGGTCGTCACCATCTTCCTGGTCTGCTTTGCCCCCTACCACCTGGTGCTCCTCGTCAAGGCCGTCATATTTTCCTTCTTCGGAGGAGCCATGGATGCTGTGTGTGCCTTTCAGGGCAGACTGTACACCGTCTCCGTGGTGTTCCTGTGCCTGTCCACGGTTAATAGCGTGGCCGACCCCATCATCTATGTGCTGGTCACAGACCATTCTCGACAAGAAGTGTCCAGAATCCACACGGGCTGGAAAAAGTGGTCCACAAAGACAGAGGTTACATACTTTAAGGACTCAGAGGAGACACGCTCACCCACAGCGcttacacacacctacaccttcCCCAAGCCTGTGCATCCTCCAGGGTCACAGCCGGCTGAGCCGGGTTTACAGTGCTCCCCAGAAAGACTGCCTGAGGAATTCTGCTAA
- the Gpr132 gene encoding probable G-protein coupled receptor 132 isoform X4: MGHAACACLGDSKHRSPQKAPRSRCQSRLHRGHRARIGAAMRTEPTSAAGNTTLGSPETCRIPYEDSRVVLMVVYSAVCVLGLPANCLTAWLTLLQVLQRNVLAVYLFCLSLCELLYISTLPLWIIYIRNQHNWSLGPQACKVTAYVFFCNIYISILLLCCISCDRYLAVVYALESRGHRHQRTAIFISASVFALVGLVNYPVFNLPMEKSSCFEPLRMDATIATYHYLRFTFGFAVPLVTLAFTNYQVFRSIKLSMSLSAAQKAKVKHAAIAVVTIFLVCFAPYHLVLLVKAVIFSFFGGAMDAVCAFQGRLYTVSVVFLCLSTVNSVADPIIYVLVTDHSRQEVSRIHTGWKKWSTKTEVTYFKDSEETRSPTALTHTYTFPKPVHPPGSQPAEPGLQCSPERLPEEFC; encoded by the exons ATGGGGCATGCTGCCTGTGCATGCCTCGGGGACTCCAAGCACCGCTCTCCCCAGAAG GCCCCTCGAAGCCGCTGTCAGAGCCGCCTTCACAGGGGGCACAGAGCCCGCATCGGAGCTGCCATGAGAACAGAGCCCACCAGTGCGGCAG GAAACACCACGCTGGGGTCCCCTGAGACCTGCCGCATACCCTATGAGGACAGCAGAGTGGTCCTGATGGTGGTGTACAGCGCAGTGTGCGTGCTGGGCCTGCCGGCCAACTGCCTCACTGCATGGCTGACACTGCTGCAGGTGCTGCAGAGAAACGTGCTAGCGGTCTACCTCTTCTGCCTGTCGCTCTGCGAGCTGCTTTACATTAGCACGCTGCCGCTTTGGATCATCTACATCCGGAACCAGCACAACTGGAGCCTGGGTCCGCAGGCCTGCAAAGTGACGGCCTACGTCTTCTTCTGCAACATCTATATCAGCATCCTCTTGCTGTGCTGCATTTCCTGCGACCGCTACCTGGCAGTGGTCTATGCACTGGAGAGCCGAGGCCACCGCCACCAGAGGACCGCCATCTTCATTTCTGCCAGTGTGTTTGCTCTGGTTGGACTTGTGAACTACCCGGTGTTTAACTTACCCATGGAGAAGAGCTCCTGCTTTGAGCCCCTGAGGATGGACGCTACCATAGCCACCTACCACTACCTGCGGTTTACCTTTGGCTTTGCCGTCCCTCTGGTCACTCTAGCATTCACCAACTACCAGGTTTTCAGGAGCATCAAGCTGAGCATGAGCCTGAGCGCGGCACAGAAGGCTAAGGTGAAGCATGCCGCCATCGCGGTCGTCACCATCTTCCTGGTCTGCTTTGCCCCCTACCACCTGGTGCTCCTCGTCAAGGCCGTCATATTTTCCTTCTTCGGAGGAGCCATGGATGCTGTGTGTGCCTTTCAGGGCAGACTGTACACCGTCTCCGTGGTGTTCCTGTGCCTGTCCACGGTTAATAGCGTGGCCGACCCCATCATCTATGTGCTGGTCACAGACCATTCTCGACAAGAAGTGTCCAGAATCCACACGGGCTGGAAAAAGTGGTCCACAAAGACAGAGGTTACATACTTTAAGGACTCAGAGGAGACACGCTCACCCACAGCGcttacacacacctacaccttcCCCAAGCCTGTGCATCCTCCAGGGTCACAGCCGGCTGAGCCGGGTTTACAGTGCTCCCCAGAAAGACTGCCTGAGGAATTCTGCTAA
- the Gpr132 gene encoding probable G-protein coupled receptor 132 isoform X2, translated as MRQPACFHLKCWGYRHEAPRLAGWRVGLLLLLLLFLFCMFTQILLDLPFLQAPRSRCQSRLHRGHRARIGAAMRTEPTSAAGNTTLGSPETCRIPYEDSRVVLMVVYSAVCVLGLPANCLTAWLTLLQVLQRNVLAVYLFCLSLCELLYISTLPLWIIYIRNQHNWSLGPQACKVTAYVFFCNIYISILLLCCISCDRYLAVVYALESRGHRHQRTAIFISASVFALVGLVNYPVFNLPMEKSSCFEPLRMDATIATYHYLRFTFGFAVPLVTLAFTNYQVFRSIKLSMSLSAAQKAKVKHAAIAVVTIFLVCFAPYHLVLLVKAVIFSFFGGAMDAVCAFQGRLYTVSVVFLCLSTVNSVADPIIYVLVTDHSRQEVSRIHTGWKKWSTKTEVTYFKDSEETRSPTALTHTYTFPKPVHPPGSQPAEPGLQCSPERLPEEFC; from the exons ATGCGTCAACCCGCGTGCTTTCAtctgaagtgctggggttacaggcacgaGGCACCACGCCTGGCTGGCTGGCGGGttggtctcctcctcctcctcctcctcttcttgttttgCATGTTTACCCAAATCCTTCTCGACTTGCCCTTTCTCCAGGCCCCTCGAAGCCGCTGTCAGAGCCGCCTTCACAGGGGGCACAGAGCCCGCATCGGAGCTGCCATGAGAACAGAGCCCACCAGTGCGGCAG GAAACACCACGCTGGGGTCCCCTGAGACCTGCCGCATACCCTATGAGGACAGCAGAGTGGTCCTGATGGTGGTGTACAGCGCAGTGTGCGTGCTGGGCCTGCCGGCCAACTGCCTCACTGCATGGCTGACACTGCTGCAGGTGCTGCAGAGAAACGTGCTAGCGGTCTACCTCTTCTGCCTGTCGCTCTGCGAGCTGCTTTACATTAGCACGCTGCCGCTTTGGATCATCTACATCCGGAACCAGCACAACTGGAGCCTGGGTCCGCAGGCCTGCAAAGTGACGGCCTACGTCTTCTTCTGCAACATCTATATCAGCATCCTCTTGCTGTGCTGCATTTCCTGCGACCGCTACCTGGCAGTGGTCTATGCACTGGAGAGCCGAGGCCACCGCCACCAGAGGACCGCCATCTTCATTTCTGCCAGTGTGTTTGCTCTGGTTGGACTTGTGAACTACCCGGTGTTTAACTTACCCATGGAGAAGAGCTCCTGCTTTGAGCCCCTGAGGATGGACGCTACCATAGCCACCTACCACTACCTGCGGTTTACCTTTGGCTTTGCCGTCCCTCTGGTCACTCTAGCATTCACCAACTACCAGGTTTTCAGGAGCATCAAGCTGAGCATGAGCCTGAGCGCGGCACAGAAGGCTAAGGTGAAGCATGCCGCCATCGCGGTCGTCACCATCTTCCTGGTCTGCTTTGCCCCCTACCACCTGGTGCTCCTCGTCAAGGCCGTCATATTTTCCTTCTTCGGAGGAGCCATGGATGCTGTGTGTGCCTTTCAGGGCAGACTGTACACCGTCTCCGTGGTGTTCCTGTGCCTGTCCACGGTTAATAGCGTGGCCGACCCCATCATCTATGTGCTGGTCACAGACCATTCTCGACAAGAAGTGTCCAGAATCCACACGGGCTGGAAAAAGTGGTCCACAAAGACAGAGGTTACATACTTTAAGGACTCAGAGGAGACACGCTCACCCACAGCGcttacacacacctacaccttcCCCAAGCCTGTGCATCCTCCAGGGTCACAGCCGGCTGAGCCGGGTTTACAGTGCTCCCCAGAAAGACTGCCTGAGGAATTCTGCTAA